One Coffea arabica cultivar ET-39 chromosome 5c, Coffea Arabica ET-39 HiFi, whole genome shotgun sequence DNA window includes the following coding sequences:
- the LOC113690252 gene encoding 2,3-bisphosphoglycerate-independent phosphoglycerate mutase, whose translation MGSSGFSWKLNDHPKLPKGKVIAMVVLDGWGEANPNQYNCIHVAETPVMDSLKNGAPEKWRLVKAHGKAVGLPTDDDMGNSEVGHNALGAGRIYAQGAKLVDLALESGKIYDDEGFKYIKESFETGTLHLIGLLSDGGVHSRLDQLQLLLKGASERGAKRIRVHALTDGRDVLDGTSVGFMETLENDLAKLREKGIDAQIASGGGRMYVTMDRYENDWDVVKRGWDAQVLGEAPHKFTNAVEAVKKLREEPKANDQYLPPFVIVDENGKSVGPILDGDAVVTFNFRADRMVMLAKALEYEDFDKFDRVRFPKIRYAGMLQYDGELKLPSHYLVSPPEIERTSGEYLVHNGVSTFACSETVKFGHVTFFWNGNRSGYFDPSKEEYVEIPSDSGITFNVKPKMKALEIAEKARDAILSGKFHQVRVNLPNSDMVGHTGDIEATVVACKAADDAVKMILDAIEQVGGIYVVTADHGNAEDMVKRNKKGEPLLDKNGNVQILTSHTLEPVPIAIGGPGLAPGVKFRQGLPGAGLANVAATVMNLHGYEAPSDYEPTLIEVVDN comes from the exons atgggTAGCTCAGGATTTTCATGGAAATTGAATGATCACCCGAAGCTTCCCAAAGGGAAGGTTATTGCAATGGTGGTTTTGGATGGATGGGGTGAAGCCAATCCCAATCAATACAATTGTATCCATGTTGCCGAAACTCCTGTCATGGATTCCCTCAAGAAT GGTGCTCCTGAGAAGTGGAGATTGGTGAAGGCTCACGGGAAAGCTGTGGGGCTGCCCACGGATGATGATATGGGGAATAGCGAGGTTGGTCATAACGCCCTTGGTGCTGGCAGGATCTATGCTCAAGG AGCAAAACTTGTTGATTTAGCTCTTGAGTCTGGAAAGATATATGATGATGAAGGTTTCAAATATATCAAGGAATCTTTTGAAACTGGAACATTACACCTCATAGGGCTGTTGAGTGATGGCGGTGTCCACTCTAGGCTTGATCAGTTACAG CTTCTGCTTAAAGGTGCCAGTGAGCGTGGTGCCAAAAGAATTCGGGTCCATGCTCTTACTGATGGACGTGATGTATTGGATGGTACAAGTGTAGGCTTTATGGAAACTCTTGAGAATGATCTTGCTAAATTGCGAGAGAAAGGTATTGATGCACAGATTGCATCTGGTGGCGGACGAATGTATGTCACAATGGATCGTTATGAG AATGATTGGGATGTTGTTAAACGAGGTTGGGATGCCCAAGTTCTTGGTGAAGCTCCACATAAGTTTACAAATGCTGTTGAGGCTGTCAAGAAGCTAAGGGAGGAACCCAAGGCCAACGACCAGTACTTACCTCCATTTGTTATTGTTGATGAGAATGGAAAGTCTGTTGGTCCAATTTTGGATGGTGATGCTGTTGTCACTTTCAACTTCCGCGCAGATCGCATGGTTATGTTAGCCAAGGCCCTCGAGTATGAAGACTTTGATAAATTTGACAGAGTTCGATTCCCTAAAATTCGTTATGCTGGAATGCTTCAGTATGATGGTGAACTGAAGCTTCCCAGTCACTACCTGGTTTCTCCTCCTGAGATTGAGAGGACATCTGGTGAATATTTAGTGCATAATGGCGTTAGTACTTTTGCTTGCAG CGAAACTGTTAAATTTGGACATGTCACCTTTTTCTGGAATGGGAATCGGTCTGGTTATTTTGACCCATCAAAGGAGGAATATGTTGAAATTCCTAGTGATAGTGGAATCACCTTCAATGTCAAGCCAAAGATGAAGGCTTTGGAGATCGCAGAGAAGGCCAGAGATGCTATTCTCAGCGGCAAGTTCCACCAG GTACGAGTGAACCTACCAAATAGTGACATGGTTGGGCATACAGGTGATATTGAAGCAACAGTTGTGGCTTGCAAGGCAGCAGATGATGCTGTAAAG ATGATCCTTGATGCAATTGAGCAAGTGGGTGGAATATATGTTGTAACTGCTGATCATGGAAATGCTGAGGATATGGTGAAGAGAAACAAGAAAGGGGAACCTCTTCTGGACAAGAATGGCAACGTTCAAATTCTTACCTCTCACACACTGGAGCCG GTACCCATTGCAATTGGTGGTCCTGGATTGGCACCAGGGGTGAAATTCCGTCAAGGTCTCCCTGGTGCTGGCCTGGCTAATGTTGCTGCAACTGTCATGAACTTGCATGGCTACGAGGCACCTAGTGACTATGAGCCAACCCTAATTGAGGTAGTTGACAATTAG
- the LOC113690408 gene encoding proline--tRNA ligase, cytoplasmic isoform X1, whose translation MAGKEAKGADGGAKGGSNKGKKKEVKKETGLGLTNKKDENFGEWYSEVVVSGEMIEYYDISGCYVLRPWAMSIWEIMQEFFDAEIKKMKIKNCYFPLFVSPGVLEKEKDHVEGFAPEVAWVTKSGKSDLEVPIAIRPTSETVMYPYYSKWIRGHRDLPLRLNQWCNVVRWEFSNPTPFIRSREFLWQEGHTAFATKEEADAEVLDILELYRRIYEEFLAVPVIKGKKSELEKFAGGLYTTTVEAFIPNTGRGIQGATSHCLGQNFAKMFEINFENEKGEKAMVWQNSWAYTTRTIGVMIMVHGDDKGLVLPPKVAATQVIVIPVPYKDADTQGILDACAATVKTLSESGIRAEADFRDNYSPGWKYSHWEMKGIPLRIEIGPKDLANKQVRVVRRDNSAKSDIPMDSLVEKVREVLDEIQQNLFSVAKQKKEACIKVVKTWEEFLEALSQKKLILAPWCDEEEVEKSVKERTKGEMGAVKTLCSPFDQPELPEGTLCFASGKPAKKWSYWGRSY comes from the exons ATGGCTGGTAAGGAAGCCAAGGGTGCTGATGGTGGTGCCAAGGGTGGTAGTAATA AGGGTAAAAAGAAGGAAGTGAAAAAGGAGACTGGTCTTGGTCTCACCAACAAGAAGGATGAGAATTTTGGAGAGTGGTACTCTGAG GTAGTTGTTAGTGGTGAAATGATCGAGTATTATGACATTTCTGGCTGTTACGTCCTACGGCCATGGGCGATGTCCATTTGGGAGATCATGCAA GAATTCTTTGATGCTGAAATTAAGAAAATGAAGATTAAGAACTGTTACTTCCCACTTTTTGTATCGCCTGGTGTTCTAGAAAAAGAGAAGGATCACGTTGAGGGGTTTGCACCTGAG GTTGCCTGGGTTACGAAGTCAGGGAAATCTGATTTGGAAGTTCCAATTGCTATTCGTCCAACTAGTGAAACTGTCATGTATCCTTATTACTCTAAATGGATAAGGGGACACCGAGACTTACCTTTGAGGCTCAATCAATGGTGCAATGTTGTAAGATGGGAGTTCAGCAATCCTACTCCATTTATCAG GAGTCGTGAGTTTCTTTGGCAAGAAGGGCATACTGCTTTTGCTACAAAGGAGGAGGCAGATGCTGAG gttctaGATATATTAGAGCTCTATAGACGTATATATGAAGAGTTCTTGGCTGTTCCTGTTATAAAGGGGAAGAAAAGTGAGCTGGAGAAATTTGCTGGTGGACTGTATACTACAACTGTTGAG GCTTTTATTCCAAATACTGGCCGAGGTATTCAAGGAGCAACATCCCACTGCTTGggacaaaattttgcaaaaatgtTTGAGATTAACTTTGAAAATGAGAAGGGGGAAAAGGCTATGGTCTGGCAGAATTCCTGGGCGTACACCACCCGAACA ATTGGGGTGATGATAATGGTTCATGGCGATGATAAAGGCCTGGTGCTGCCTCCAAAAGTTGCAGCAACCCAAGTAATTGTAATTCCAGTGCCCTACAAGGATGCTGATACTCAAGGGATCTTAGATGCATGTGCCGCAACAGTGAAAACATTGTCTGAATCAGGTATTCGCGCTGAAGCAGACTTCAGAGACAATTATTCTCCAGGCTGGAAGTATTCACATTGGGAGATGAAGGGTATCCCTCTCAGGATTGAAATAGGGCCAAAGGACCTTGCTAACAAGCAG GTGCGTGTTGTACGCCGGGATAATTCGGCTAAATCTGATATCCCCATGGATAGCTTGGTTGAAAAGGTAAGAGAAGTGCTGGATGAAATCCAGCAAAACCTGTTCAGTGTTgcgaaacaaaagaaagaagcgTGCATCAAGGTTGTAAAAACTTGGGAGGAGTTCCTTGAAGCTCTGAGCCAAAAGAAGCTGATTTTGGCTCCATGGTGCGATGAAGAG GAGGTGGAGAAGTCTGTTAAAGAACGGACAAAAGGGGAAATGGGAGCGGTCAAGACCCTCTGCTCTCCATTTGACCAGCCAGAGTTGCCAGAAGGGACTTTGTGCTTTGCCTCAGGAAAACCAGCCAAGAAGTGGAGTTACTGGGGGCGCAGCTATTAG
- the LOC113690408 gene encoding proline--tRNA ligase, cytoplasmic isoform X2, with product MAGKEAKGADGGAKGGSNKGKKKEVKKETGLGLTNKKDENFGEWYSEEFFDAEIKKMKIKNCYFPLFVSPGVLEKEKDHVEGFAPEVAWVTKSGKSDLEVPIAIRPTSETVMYPYYSKWIRGHRDLPLRLNQWCNVVRWEFSNPTPFIRSREFLWQEGHTAFATKEEADAEVLDILELYRRIYEEFLAVPVIKGKKSELEKFAGGLYTTTVEAFIPNTGRGIQGATSHCLGQNFAKMFEINFENEKGEKAMVWQNSWAYTTRTIGVMIMVHGDDKGLVLPPKVAATQVIVIPVPYKDADTQGILDACAATVKTLSESGIRAEADFRDNYSPGWKYSHWEMKGIPLRIEIGPKDLANKQVRVVRRDNSAKSDIPMDSLVEKVREVLDEIQQNLFSVAKQKKEACIKVVKTWEEFLEALSQKKLILAPWCDEEEVEKSVKERTKGEMGAVKTLCSPFDQPELPEGTLCFASGKPAKKWSYWGRSY from the exons ATGGCTGGTAAGGAAGCCAAGGGTGCTGATGGTGGTGCCAAGGGTGGTAGTAATA AGGGTAAAAAGAAGGAAGTGAAAAAGGAGACTGGTCTTGGTCTCACCAACAAGAAGGATGAGAATTTTGGAGAGTGGTACTCTGAG GAATTCTTTGATGCTGAAATTAAGAAAATGAAGATTAAGAACTGTTACTTCCCACTTTTTGTATCGCCTGGTGTTCTAGAAAAAGAGAAGGATCACGTTGAGGGGTTTGCACCTGAG GTTGCCTGGGTTACGAAGTCAGGGAAATCTGATTTGGAAGTTCCAATTGCTATTCGTCCAACTAGTGAAACTGTCATGTATCCTTATTACTCTAAATGGATAAGGGGACACCGAGACTTACCTTTGAGGCTCAATCAATGGTGCAATGTTGTAAGATGGGAGTTCAGCAATCCTACTCCATTTATCAG GAGTCGTGAGTTTCTTTGGCAAGAAGGGCATACTGCTTTTGCTACAAAGGAGGAGGCAGATGCTGAG gttctaGATATATTAGAGCTCTATAGACGTATATATGAAGAGTTCTTGGCTGTTCCTGTTATAAAGGGGAAGAAAAGTGAGCTGGAGAAATTTGCTGGTGGACTGTATACTACAACTGTTGAG GCTTTTATTCCAAATACTGGCCGAGGTATTCAAGGAGCAACATCCCACTGCTTGggacaaaattttgcaaaaatgtTTGAGATTAACTTTGAAAATGAGAAGGGGGAAAAGGCTATGGTCTGGCAGAATTCCTGGGCGTACACCACCCGAACA ATTGGGGTGATGATAATGGTTCATGGCGATGATAAAGGCCTGGTGCTGCCTCCAAAAGTTGCAGCAACCCAAGTAATTGTAATTCCAGTGCCCTACAAGGATGCTGATACTCAAGGGATCTTAGATGCATGTGCCGCAACAGTGAAAACATTGTCTGAATCAGGTATTCGCGCTGAAGCAGACTTCAGAGACAATTATTCTCCAGGCTGGAAGTATTCACATTGGGAGATGAAGGGTATCCCTCTCAGGATTGAAATAGGGCCAAAGGACCTTGCTAACAAGCAG GTGCGTGTTGTACGCCGGGATAATTCGGCTAAATCTGATATCCCCATGGATAGCTTGGTTGAAAAGGTAAGAGAAGTGCTGGATGAAATCCAGCAAAACCTGTTCAGTGTTgcgaaacaaaagaaagaagcgTGCATCAAGGTTGTAAAAACTTGGGAGGAGTTCCTTGAAGCTCTGAGCCAAAAGAAGCTGATTTTGGCTCCATGGTGCGATGAAGAG GAGGTGGAGAAGTCTGTTAAAGAACGGACAAAAGGGGAAATGGGAGCGGTCAAGACCCTCTGCTCTCCATTTGACCAGCCAGAGTTGCCAGAAGGGACTTTGTGCTTTGCCTCAGGAAAACCAGCCAAGAAGTGGAGTTACTGGGGGCGCAGCTATTAG
- the LOC113690408 gene encoding proline--tRNA ligase, cytoplasmic isoform X3 — protein sequence MKIKNCYFPLFVSPGVLEKEKDHVEGFAPEVAWVTKSGKSDLEVPIAIRPTSETVMYPYYSKWIRGHRDLPLRLNQWCNVVRWEFSNPTPFIRSREFLWQEGHTAFATKEEADAEVLDILELYRRIYEEFLAVPVIKGKKSELEKFAGGLYTTTVEAFIPNTGRGIQGATSHCLGQNFAKMFEINFENEKGEKAMVWQNSWAYTTRTIGVMIMVHGDDKGLVLPPKVAATQVIVIPVPYKDADTQGILDACAATVKTLSESGIRAEADFRDNYSPGWKYSHWEMKGIPLRIEIGPKDLANKQVRVVRRDNSAKSDIPMDSLVEKVREVLDEIQQNLFSVAKQKKEACIKVVKTWEEFLEALSQKKLILAPWCDEEEVEKSVKERTKGEMGAVKTLCSPFDQPELPEGTLCFASGKPAKKWSYWGRSY from the exons ATGAAGATTAAGAACTGTTACTTCCCACTTTTTGTATCGCCTGGTGTTCTAGAAAAAGAGAAGGATCACGTTGAGGGGTTTGCACCTGAG GTTGCCTGGGTTACGAAGTCAGGGAAATCTGATTTGGAAGTTCCAATTGCTATTCGTCCAACTAGTGAAACTGTCATGTATCCTTATTACTCTAAATGGATAAGGGGACACCGAGACTTACCTTTGAGGCTCAATCAATGGTGCAATGTTGTAAGATGGGAGTTCAGCAATCCTACTCCATTTATCAG GAGTCGTGAGTTTCTTTGGCAAGAAGGGCATACTGCTTTTGCTACAAAGGAGGAGGCAGATGCTGAG gttctaGATATATTAGAGCTCTATAGACGTATATATGAAGAGTTCTTGGCTGTTCCTGTTATAAAGGGGAAGAAAAGTGAGCTGGAGAAATTTGCTGGTGGACTGTATACTACAACTGTTGAG GCTTTTATTCCAAATACTGGCCGAGGTATTCAAGGAGCAACATCCCACTGCTTGggacaaaattttgcaaaaatgtTTGAGATTAACTTTGAAAATGAGAAGGGGGAAAAGGCTATGGTCTGGCAGAATTCCTGGGCGTACACCACCCGAACA ATTGGGGTGATGATAATGGTTCATGGCGATGATAAAGGCCTGGTGCTGCCTCCAAAAGTTGCAGCAACCCAAGTAATTGTAATTCCAGTGCCCTACAAGGATGCTGATACTCAAGGGATCTTAGATGCATGTGCCGCAACAGTGAAAACATTGTCTGAATCAGGTATTCGCGCTGAAGCAGACTTCAGAGACAATTATTCTCCAGGCTGGAAGTATTCACATTGGGAGATGAAGGGTATCCCTCTCAGGATTGAAATAGGGCCAAAGGACCTTGCTAACAAGCAG GTGCGTGTTGTACGCCGGGATAATTCGGCTAAATCTGATATCCCCATGGATAGCTTGGTTGAAAAGGTAAGAGAAGTGCTGGATGAAATCCAGCAAAACCTGTTCAGTGTTgcgaaacaaaagaaagaagcgTGCATCAAGGTTGTAAAAACTTGGGAGGAGTTCCTTGAAGCTCTGAGCCAAAAGAAGCTGATTTTGGCTCCATGGTGCGATGAAGAG GAGGTGGAGAAGTCTGTTAAAGAACGGACAAAAGGGGAAATGGGAGCGGTCAAGACCCTCTGCTCTCCATTTGACCAGCCAGAGTTGCCAGAAGGGACTTTGTGCTTTGCCTCAGGAAAACCAGCCAAGAAGTGGAGTTACTGGGGGCGCAGCTATTAG